One region of Oxalobacteraceae bacterium OTU3CAMAD1 genomic DNA includes:
- a CDS encoding beta-lactamase family protein yields the protein MRRTLVSLMLAGVTTASMAAEEWGYATPSDAGLDPRSLEAMDAAVRKGDFKQITSILIASGGKLVYEAYFDAEGEAALRNTRSVTKSVTDMLVGIAIDKGSLSGVAAPVFAFFPERQPVRYPDPRKARITIEDLLSMSSMLECDDQNQYSRGNEESMYLIEDWTQFALDLPIKGFPAWTPKPKDSPYGRSFSYCTAGPTLMGPLLEKATGEKVDHFAQRTLFNPLGISKLQWQYTPAGTAMTGGGLALRSRDLLKLGQLYLDGGIWQGKRVISEQWVRQSMAPHVRVDDSTDYGYWWWIKSFPLEGKTYRTVMMQGSGGNKVVIMPEQRMVAVITTTNFQVRSPHAITDKLLTDYVFKAMK from the coding sequence ATGCGCAGAACTCTTGTTTCCTTGATGTTGGCAGGCGTGACGACGGCCTCCATGGCTGCCGAGGAGTGGGGCTACGCCACGCCCTCCGACGCCGGCCTCGATCCGCGATCGCTGGAGGCCATGGACGCGGCGGTGCGCAAGGGTGATTTCAAGCAGATCACTAGCATCCTGATTGCCAGCGGCGGTAAGCTGGTCTACGAGGCCTACTTCGACGCCGAGGGCGAAGCCGCCCTGCGCAACACGCGTTCCGTGACCAAGAGCGTCACCGACATGCTGGTGGGGATCGCGATCGACAAGGGCAGCCTGTCCGGCGTGGCGGCGCCGGTGTTCGCCTTCTTTCCCGAGCGGCAGCCGGTGCGCTATCCCGATCCGCGCAAAGCCAGGATCACCATCGAAGATTTGCTGAGCATGAGCTCCATGCTCGAATGCGACGATCAAAACCAGTACTCGCGCGGCAACGAGGAGAGCATGTACCTGATCGAGGACTGGACCCAGTTCGCGTTGGACCTGCCGATCAAGGGTTTCCCCGCCTGGACGCCGAAGCCTAAGGACTCTCCGTACGGTCGCAGTTTTTCTTACTGCACCGCCGGTCCGACCTTGATGGGGCCTTTGCTGGAGAAGGCCACCGGCGAGAAAGTCGACCATTTTGCGCAACGCACCCTGTTCAACCCACTTGGCATCAGCAAACTTCAGTGGCAATACACGCCTGCGGGGACGGCGATGACGGGCGGCGGGCTGGCTTTGCGCAGCCGCGATCTGCTCAAGCTCGGCCAGCTGTATCTCGATGGCGGCATCTGGCAGGGCAAACGCGTAATCTCGGAGCAGTGGGTGCGGCAATCGATGGCGCCGCACGTGCGGGTCGACGACAGCACGGATTATGGTTATTGGTGGTGGATCAAGAGCTTCCCGCTGGAAGGCAAGACCTACCGCACGGTGATGATGCAGGGAAGCGGCGGGAACAAAGTGGTGATCATGCCGGAGCAACGCATGGTGGCGGTGATCACGACGACCAATTTCCAGGTCCGCTCGCCGCACGCGATCACCGACAAGCTGCTGACCGATTACGTTTTTAAAGCGATGAAGTGA
- a CDS encoding histone deacetylase family protein has product MLTFYNELHAQHRGRYEIFRGEMVPCFEKPERADSVLAELGRRGLGRIVTPHGVPLMSLERIHTPRYLHFLRTAWSEWLALDPANAQKDAFPAVWPVRTLRDDIEPDNFCAKLGLYSMDSGTPLTAGTWTAAKTGADCAVNAAHALRLGERGAFVLSRPPGHHAGADFFGGYCFLNNAALAAQHMLDDGAKKVAIIDIDYHHGNGTQSIFYGRDDVLFVSIHADPRSEYPFYLGHADERGEGAGQGFNMNLPLAAGSSVKAWFTALETACIRIGGFAPDALVVSLGVDTFAGDPLSRFALQSADYLKVGERLAYLGLPTAFIFEGGYAVKELGTNVVNVLEGYETAL; this is encoded by the coding sequence GTGCTCACCTTCTACAACGAGCTGCATGCCCAGCACCGGGGACGCTACGAGATTTTTCGCGGCGAGATGGTGCCGTGCTTCGAAAAGCCGGAGCGGGCCGACTCGGTGCTGGCGGAGCTGGGCCGGCGCGGCCTTGGCCGCATCGTCACGCCGCACGGCGTGCCGTTGATGTCGCTCGAACGCATCCACACGCCGCGCTACCTGCACTTCCTGCGCACCGCGTGGAGCGAATGGCTGGCGCTCGATCCGGCCAACGCGCAGAAGGACGCCTTCCCCGCCGTCTGGCCGGTGCGCACGCTGCGCGACGACATCGAACCGGATAACTTCTGCGCCAAACTCGGTTTGTACTCGATGGACAGCGGCACGCCGCTCACGGCCGGCACCTGGACCGCCGCCAAGACCGGCGCCGACTGCGCGGTCAACGCCGCGCACGCGCTGCGGCTGGGGGAGCGCGGCGCGTTTGTGCTCAGCCGCCCGCCGGGCCACCATGCCGGCGCCGATTTCTTCGGCGGCTACTGCTTCCTGAACAACGCCGCGCTGGCCGCGCAGCACATGCTCGACGACGGCGCGAAAAAGGTCGCCATCATCGACATCGACTACCACCACGGCAACGGCACGCAGAGTATTTTCTATGGGCGTGACGACGTGTTGTTCGTGTCGATACACGCCGATCCGCGTAGCGAGTATCCGTTTTATCTGGGGCATGCGGATGAACGGGGCGAAGGCGCGGGCCAGGGGTTCAATATGAACCTTCCGCTGGCGGCGGGCAGCTCGGTCAAGGCGTGGTTCACGGCGCTGGAGACGGCCTGCATCCGCATCGGCGGCTTCGCGCCGGACGCGCTGGTGGTGTCGCTGGGCGTGGACACCTTCGCCGGGGATCCGCTGTCGCGCTTCGCGCTGCAAAGCGCGGATTATCTGAAAGTGGGCGAGCGCCTGGCGTATCTCGGCCTTCCGACCGCCTTCATCTTCGAGGGCGGCTACGCGGTCAAGGAGCTGGGCACCAACGTCGTCAACGTCCTCGAAGGCTACGAGACCGCGCTTTAG
- the gshA gene encoding glutamate--cysteine ligase yields the protein MSNLLTRRLALLAKPEHRAVLGGLRGIERETLRVDRSGHLAATPHPVAMGSALTHPQITTDYAEALLEFITPAEKDIATTIEKLDGIHRYAYSKLGDELLWSQSMPCQLPGEEDIEIAWYGSSNLGTLKHVYRRGLALRYGKAMQCIAGIHYNYSLDERLWRVLAENEPSEKRLSKKGYQSEAYLATIRNFRRYSWLLMYLFGASPVLSTGFLRGRPHKLETLSEDTLYLPYATSLRMSDLGYQNDAQSGLSPHENCLDSYVAALTKAVNQPYAPYAELGTKRDDEWIQLSTNVLQIENEYYSTIRPKRVIQTGERPIQALCARGVQYIEVRCMDVDPFEPVGISVEAGRFLDAFLLFCALEESPKITPEESLRHTRNFARTVKEGRRPGLMLTNDDGDIGLQSWGAELLERIRPAAELLDSLRGDSAHVDAMASQAAKLADASLTPSAKVLATLQANGKSFAAFGLAQSEKHAAYFRSHPPSADEVAYFDGLAAVSLAEQAEMEAAPQSNFDDYVAAYRASNLCHSTVDCD from the coding sequence CGCATCCAGTGGCCATGGGCTCGGCCCTGACGCATCCGCAAATCACCACCGATTATGCCGAGGCGCTGCTGGAGTTCATCACGCCGGCCGAAAAGGACATCGCCACCACCATCGAAAAGCTCGATGGCATCCACCGCTACGCCTACAGCAAATTGGGCGACGAGCTGCTGTGGAGCCAGTCGATGCCATGCCAGCTGCCCGGCGAGGAAGACATCGAGATCGCCTGGTACGGCAGCTCCAATCTGGGCACGCTCAAACATGTGTACCGCCGCGGCCTGGCCCTGCGCTACGGTAAAGCGATGCAGTGCATCGCCGGCATCCACTACAACTACTCGCTGGACGAACGCCTGTGGCGCGTGCTGGCGGAGAATGAACCGTCGGAAAAGCGCCTGTCGAAAAAGGGCTACCAGTCGGAAGCCTACCTCGCGACCATCCGCAACTTCCGCCGCTACAGCTGGCTGCTGATGTACCTGTTCGGCGCCTCGCCGGTGCTGTCGACCGGCTTCCTGCGCGGCCGTCCGCACAAGCTCGAAACGCTGTCCGAGGACACGCTGTACCTGCCCTACGCCACCAGCCTGCGCATGAGCGACCTCGGTTACCAGAACGACGCGCAATCGGGTCTGAGCCCGCACGAGAACTGTTTGGACAGTTACGTCGCCGCGCTGACCAAGGCCGTCAACCAGCCGTACGCGCCTTACGCGGAACTGGGCACCAAGCGCGATGACGAATGGATACAGCTCAGCACCAACGTGCTGCAGATCGAAAACGAGTACTACTCCACCATCCGTCCGAAGCGTGTGATCCAAACCGGCGAACGGCCGATCCAGGCGCTGTGCGCGCGTGGCGTGCAATACATCGAAGTGCGCTGCATGGACGTCGACCCGTTCGAACCGGTCGGCATCAGCGTCGAAGCGGGCCGCTTCCTCGACGCCTTCCTGCTGTTCTGCGCGCTGGAGGAAAGCCCGAAGATCACGCCGGAGGAAAGCCTGCGCCACACGCGCAACTTTGCCCGCACCGTCAAGGAAGGCCGCCGTCCGGGCCTGATGCTGACCAACGACGACGGCGACATCGGCCTGCAAAGCTGGGGCGCCGAACTGCTCGAACGTATCCGCCCGGCGGCCGAGTTGCTCGACTCGCTGCGCGGCGACAGCGCCCATGTCGACGCAATGGCGTCGCAAGCGGCCAAGCTGGCCGACGCCAGCCTGACGCCGTCGGCCAAGGTGCTGGCGACGTTGCAAGCCAACGGCAAGTCGTTCGCCGCCTTCGGCCTGGCGCAGAGCGAAAAGCACGCCGCCTACTTCCGCAGCCATCCGCCGAGCGCGGACGAGGTGGCGTATTTCGACGGCCTGGCCGCCGTCTCGCTGGCCGAACAGGCCGAAATGGAAGCCGCCCCGCAAAGTAATTTCGACGACTACGTCGCCGCCTACCGCGCCAGCAATCTGTGCCACTCCACCGTCGACTGCGACTAA